Proteins from a genomic interval of Clostridium scatologenes:
- a CDS encoding Fur family transcriptional regulator encodes MEIEHYLRQHGIKVTKARINILDILCKNDSALSAEFIFDEFKHRKINIDLSTVYRSLELFEKKNIVRKFDLGCGKYNYIIKQEDHKHVIQCKLCHKKVEIDCPMQQIREIIKNTTGFTSVNEELNINLEGICDECKKKEHKKSKE; translated from the coding sequence ATGGAAATAGAGCATTATTTGAGACAGCATGGTATAAAGGTAACAAAGGCAAGAATAAATATACTAGATATCTTATGTAAAAATGATAGTGCGTTAAGTGCGGAGTTTATATTTGATGAATTTAAACATAGGAAAATAAATATTGATTTATCGACAGTTTATAGATCATTAGAACTGTTTGAAAAAAAGAATATTGTAAGGAAGTTTGATTTGGGCTGCGGAAAATATAATTATATTATAAAGCAAGAAGACCATAAGCATGTAATACAGTGCAAATTATGTCATAAAAAAGTGGAGATAGACTGTCCTATGCAGCAAATTAGAGAAATAATAAAAAATACCACTGGATTTACATCTGTAAATGAAGAGTTAAATATTAATCTTGAAGGAATTTGTGATGAATGTAAAAAGAAAGAACACAAAAAAAGTAAAGAATAG
- a CDS encoding manganese efflux pump MntP family protein: protein MVFHSLFIIAMALSLDAFGVALCIGLNNSVKTKDRVLFAGSFGFFQFLFSILGAYTGFLFNRYIASVPSIIGGALIAIVGIMMLKEGFENKDECPVIKPGMVIILGISVSIDAMVIGFTTLHNVGNKFVILNDTIFIGAVTLVVASIAFFIAKYLKRIEIVSKYADYIGGIILVIFGIKMMFF from the coding sequence ATGGTTTTTCATTCGTTATTTATAATTGCAATGGCTCTTTCGCTAGATGCGTTTGGAGTGGCTTTATGCATAGGATTAAATAATAGTGTAAAAACAAAAGATAGGGTTTTGTTTGCAGGTTCTTTTGGATTTTTTCAATTTCTGTTTTCTATTTTAGGAGCTTATACAGGCTTTCTATTTAACAGATATATAGCTTCAGTTCCTAGTATTATAGGAGGTGCACTAATAGCTATAGTTGGAATAATGATGTTAAAAGAAGGATTTGAAAACAAGGATGAATGTCCTGTAATAAAGCCAGGTATGGTTATAATTTTAGGAATATCAGTAAGTATAGATGCTATGGTTATAGGATTTACTACTCTCCATAATGTAGGAAACAAGTTTGTCATTTTAAATGATACTATATTTATAGGTGCAGTTACATTGGTAGTAGCTTCAATAGCATTTTTTATTGCAAAGTATTTAAAGCGTATAGAAATAGTAAGTAAATATGCAGATTACATAGGTGGAATTATACTAGTTATTTTTGGCATAAAAATGATGTTTTTCTAA
- a CDS encoding M48 family metallopeptidase has protein sequence MEDSHELNTFSYKIFRKKRKTIGIKITNKGEVIVTSPFGISNETIENIIKKKSSWILSKLNIIKGEKLGEKTSLKNGYKLLYLGIQLKLELIYKKTDNCNFIIDNESFKVYFNSNIELDGDTIKKHVIDIYKKQAKKVLMERTEIYSKLINVNPLKITIKSQKTLWGSCSSKRNINYNYKIIMAPIEVVDYIVVHELCHLVHMNHSKQYWNTVQNILPDYKIRRQWLKDNGFKLMRFFE, from the coding sequence ATGGAAGATAGTCATGAGTTAAATACATTTAGTTACAAAATTTTTAGAAAAAAAAGAAAGACTATTGGGATCAAAATAACTAATAAGGGAGAGGTTATAGTTACTTCTCCCTTTGGTATTAGTAATGAAACCATAGAAAATATAATTAAGAAAAAATCTTCATGGATATTAAGTAAGCTTAATATTATTAAAGGTGAAAAGTTAGGAGAAAAAACATCTTTAAAGAATGGTTATAAACTTTTATATTTGGGAATACAATTAAAATTAGAGTTAATTTATAAAAAAACAGATAATTGTAATTTTATTATTGATAATGAAAGTTTTAAAGTCTATTTTAATAGTAATATAGAATTAGATGGGGATACTATTAAAAAACATGTAATCGATATATATAAAAAACAAGCAAAAAAGGTATTGATGGAAAGAACTGAAATTTACAGTAAGTTGATTAATGTAAATCCATTAAAGATTACTATAAAAAGCCAGAAAACTCTTTGGGGAAGTTGTTCATCTAAAAGAAATATAAATTATAACTATAAAATAATAATGGCACCTATAGAAGTGGTAGATTATATAGTAGTGCATGAATTATGTCATTTAGTGCACATGAATCATTCTAAGCAATATTGGAATACAGTACAGAATATATTACCTGATTATAAAATTAGAAGACAATGGCTTAAAGATAATGGGTTTAAATTAATGAGATTTTTTGAATAA
- a CDS encoding S41 family peptidase, giving the protein MNNKIKFIKEKKQCSMNRNIKVSSILATFAFVLFFITSMTFSVQAASSSLLEEARQTIKDNYVSEVPDSVLNASTIEDMVKGLNDPYSEYFSKQEQQDFVNTIDNKMCGIGIYMDIVPEGVKVKSVIGNSPALEVGIKAGDIIISANGTSLAGVTLKQAPSYIKGEEGTSVNLIIKRGDSQLNFTVTRREISIPTVEGGMLNDNAAYIQVSSFGSDTSQLFTQKLQELRMKNPQFYIIDLRNNGGGYMSTALDMAGNFIGEKRAIIIENKQGKKTGYLASDKGSIIDKPVFFLINENTASASEILSAAVKDYNKAFFIGTTTYGKGVAQQMFPLSDGSYLKLTVEKFYSPKENVIQKTGISPDFKVENVDSLAVADLFSGKCRNNADKTGYVKVTAGGKDFEINLNTAKDEAHWAAFKYIVNTVSKDNVYIGTKDGWSKVPEDYFNNVYKFFYGNLKALDSASNVSKNKTFNVTFNKSVDEDTAKNNLDIEIIDVETGERAAFDIKKVDDKKVNLIPKEELKSGDTYYVKVKDTIKSYTVK; this is encoded by the coding sequence ATGAACAACAAAATAAAGTTCATTAAAGAGAAAAAACAATGCAGCATGAATAGAAATATAAAAGTGTCAAGCATATTAGCTACATTTGCTTTTGTGTTATTTTTCATTACAAGCATGACATTTAGTGTACAAGCTGCTAGTTCCTCTTTATTGGAAGAAGCTAGACAAACTATTAAAGATAATTATGTTAGTGAAGTACCTGATAGTGTATTAAATGCATCTACTATAGAAGATATGGTGAAAGGGCTTAATGACCCATATTCTGAGTATTTTTCTAAGCAAGAGCAGCAAGATTTTGTAAATACTATAGATAATAAAATGTGTGGAATTGGAATATATATGGATATTGTTCCAGAAGGAGTTAAAGTAAAAAGTGTTATAGGTAATTCTCCAGCATTAGAAGTTGGTATTAAAGCTGGAGATATAATAATTTCTGCTAATGGTACATCTTTAGCAGGGGTGACATTAAAACAAGCGCCTTCATATATAAAAGGAGAAGAAGGAACTAGTGTTAATTTGATAATAAAAAGAGGAGATTCCCAATTAAATTTTACTGTGACAAGAAGAGAAATAAGCATACCAACAGTAGAAGGAGGTATGTTGAATGACAATGCGGCCTATATACAGGTATCTTCTTTTGGAAGTGATACGTCACAATTATTTACTCAAAAGCTTCAGGAACTTAGAATGAAAAACCCACAGTTTTACATAATTGATTTGAGAAACAATGGTGGAGGATATATGAGTACTGCTTTAGATATGGCAGGAAACTTTATAGGAGAAAAACGTGCAATAATTATAGAAAACAAACAGGGAAAAAAGACAGGATATTTAGCTAGTGATAAAGGAAGCATTATAGACAAGCCTGTATTCTTTCTTATAAATGAAAATACTGCCAGCGCTTCAGAAATTTTGTCAGCTGCAGTAAAAGATTATAATAAAGCATTTTTCATAGGCACTACAACGTACGGTAAGGGAGTGGCACAGCAAATGTTTCCACTATCTGATGGAAGCTATTTGAAGCTTACAGTAGAAAAGTTTTACTCACCTAAGGAAAATGTTATACAAAAAACTGGAATATCTCCAGATTTTAAAGTGGAAAATGTAGATTCTTTAGCAGTTGCAGATTTATTTTCCGGGAAATGTAGAAATAATGCAGATAAAACAGGTTATGTAAAGGTAACTGCAGGTGGCAAGGATTTTGAAATAAATTTAAATACAGCCAAAGATGAAGCTCATTGGGCTGCATTTAAGTATATAGTAAACACAGTGTCAAAGGATAATGTATATATAGGAACTAAAGATGGATGGAGTAAAGTACCAGAAGATTATTTTAATAATGTATATAAGTTTTTCTATGGTAATCTTAAAGCTTTAGATTCTGCAAGCAATGTATCAAAAAATAAAACATTTAATGTAACTTTTAATAAAAGTGTAGATGAGGATACTGCTAAAAATAATTTAGATATTGAAATTATAGATGTTGAAACTGGAGAGCGTGCTGCTTTTGACATAAAAAAAGTTGATGATAAAAAGGTAAATTTAATACCTAAGGAAGAATTAAAGTCTGGAGACACTTATTATGTAAAAGTAAAAGACACTATTAAATCTTATACTGTAAAGTAG
- a CDS encoding SLAP domain-containing protein — MVKKMQNNEIKKVEDIDNEMLEVPTILSLLDNDDNVMSDVQKDILEEELEELPPIKDGEVNVSGIYVYDAGEKLEVKAYIRNGYSQEIVLENVPLAIINSKNEILAYQIFNLKSLGAIPSHGARPVKIYFEKKNVRVDEIPMDDWSIGFDEKVKVERKVNVSYEKLPKNIEVEDKLVFDNFLKSLPDIRETQFTISTFSVGMQTNGDIIVTLVMRNGDTNPRGLKEIPITLIDGNGNVVKSNLFKLENFEVGGLKARIFNFAFPTNFRLEKNVELNDWKVEFNLQQVAKQPLNE, encoded by the coding sequence ATGGTAAAGAAAATGCAAAATAATGAAATAAAGAAAGTTGAAGACATAGATAATGAAATGTTAGAAGTACCTACAATTCTTTCACTTCTAGATAATGATGATAATGTAATGTCAGATGTTCAAAAAGATATATTAGAAGAGGAACTAGAAGAGCTTCCACCAATAAAAGACGGCGAAGTAAATGTTTCTGGTATATATGTTTATGATGCAGGAGAGAAGCTAGAAGTTAAGGCTTATATAAGAAATGGATATTCACAAGAAATAGTTTTAGAAAATGTTCCATTAGCAATAATTAACTCCAAAAATGAAATTTTGGCTTATCAGATTTTTAACTTAAAAAGTTTAGGTGCAATTCCATCTCATGGTGCAAGGCCAGTAAAGATTTATTTCGAAAAGAAGAATGTTCGTGTAGATGAAATTCCTATGGATGATTGGAGTATAGGTTTTGATGAAAAGGTTAAAGTTGAAAGAAAAGTAAATGTAAGTTATGAAAAGTTACCAAAAAATATTGAAGTAGAAGATAAGCTTGTATTTGATAATTTTTTGAAAAGTCTTCCAGATATAAGAGAAACACAATTTACAATTTCTACTTTTAGTGTGGGAATGCAAACAAACGGTGATATAATAGTTACACTTGTTATGAGAAATGGTGATACTAACCCGAGAGGTCTAAAAGAAATTCCCATAACACTAATAGATGGTAATGGAAATGTTGTAAAATCAAATTTGTTTAAGCTTGAAAACTTTGAAGTTGGAGGTCTTAAAGCTAGAATATTTAATTTTGCATTTCCAACAAATTTTAGATTAGAAAAAAATGTTGAGTTAAATGATTGGAAGGTTGAGTTTAATTTGCAACAGGTAGCTAAACAACCTTTAAATGAATAA
- a CDS encoding ABC-F family ATP-binding cassette domain-containing protein has translation MISTNNVSLRYGARKLFEDVNVKFTPGNCYGLIGANGAGKSTFLKILSGEIEPNTGDVIITPGERMAVLKQDHFEFDEHNVLETVIMGHGRLYNIMKEKEAIYAKEDFTDEDGIKASELEGEFAELNGWEAEAEAASLLMGLGIAIELHDKLMKDLDGAEKVRVLLAQALFGKPDILLLDEPTNHLDIKSINWLENFLMDFENTVIVVSHDRHFLNKVCTHMADLDFGKLQMYVGNYDFWYESSQLALQMAKDQNKKKEEKIKELEAFVARFSANASKSKQATSRKKQLDKITLDDIKPSSRKYPFVGFKADREAGNDLLLVEGLTKTIDGVKVLDNLSFIVNKGDKIAFAGTNEIAKTTLFQILTGEMEPDAGEYKWGITTSQSYFPKDNTKYFDEVDLSLVDWLRQFSEEKSESFIRGFLGRMLFSGEEALKNASVLSGGEKVRCMLSRMMLSGSNVLILDEPTNHLDLESITAVNNGLINFDGTILFTSHDHQFVQTVANRIMEITPKGLMDRQMTYDEYLENEDIQKQLEAMYK, from the coding sequence ATGATAAGTACAAATAATGTTAGTTTAAGGTATGGCGCACGTAAATTATTTGAGGACGTTAATGTAAAGTTTACACCAGGAAATTGTTATGGACTTATAGGTGCTAATGGAGCTGGAAAATCAACATTTCTAAAAATACTTTCAGGTGAGATTGAGCCTAATACGGGAGATGTAATAATAACTCCTGGAGAGAGAATGGCAGTTTTAAAACAAGATCACTTTGAATTTGATGAACACAATGTTTTAGAGACTGTTATAATGGGACATGGAAGATTATATAATATTATGAAGGAAAAAGAAGCTATATATGCTAAAGAAGACTTCACAGATGAAGATGGAATAAAAGCATCAGAGCTTGAAGGTGAATTTGCAGAACTTAATGGTTGGGAAGCAGAAGCAGAAGCTGCATCATTGCTTATGGGGCTTGGAATAGCTATAGAGCTTCATGATAAGCTTATGAAGGATTTAGATGGTGCCGAAAAGGTAAGAGTTCTTTTAGCTCAAGCTTTATTTGGAAAACCTGATATATTATTACTAGACGAGCCTACAAACCATTTGGATATAAAATCTATTAACTGGTTGGAAAACTTCCTTATGGATTTTGAAAATACTGTAATTGTAGTATCTCATGATAGACACTTTTTAAACAAAGTATGTACTCATATGGCTGATTTGGATTTTGGAAAGCTTCAAATGTATGTTGGAAACTATGATTTCTGGTATGAATCAAGTCAGTTAGCTCTTCAAATGGCTAAAGATCAAAATAAAAAGAAAGAAGAGAAGATTAAAGAATTGGAAGCCTTTGTTGCAAGGTTTAGTGCTAATGCTTCTAAATCAAAACAAGCTACTTCTCGTAAAAAGCAGTTAGATAAAATAACTTTAGATGATATAAAGCCTTCTTCACGTAAATATCCTTTTGTTGGGTTTAAAGCTGATAGGGAAGCTGGTAACGATCTTTTATTAGTAGAAGGTTTAACCAAAACTATAGATGGAGTAAAAGTTTTAGATAATTTAAGCTTTATAGTAAATAAAGGGGATAAAATAGCTTTTGCAGGAACAAATGAGATAGCAAAAACCACTCTATTCCAAATATTAACAGGTGAAATGGAACCAGATGCTGGTGAATATAAATGGGGAATAACTACTTCTCAATCTTATTTCCCAAAGGATAACACAAAATATTTTGATGAAGTAGATTTAAGCTTAGTAGATTGGCTTCGTCAATTTTCAGAAGAAAAATCAGAAAGTTTTATAAGAGGTTTTCTTGGAAGAATGCTTTTCTCAGGGGAAGAGGCATTAAAAAATGCAAGTGTACTTTCAGGAGGAGAAAAGGTTCGCTGTATGCTTTCAAGAATGATGCTAAGTGGTTCTAATGTTTTAATATTAGATGAACCAACTAACCATCTTGATCTTGAATCCATTACGGCGGTAAATAATGGTTTAATTAATTTTGATGGAACAATACTTTTCACATCTCATGACCATCAATTTGTGCAAACTGTTGCTAATAGGATTATGGAAATTACACCTAAGGGATTAATGGATAGACAAATGACTTATGATGAGTATTTGGAAAATGAAGATATTCAAAAACAACTAGAAGCTATGTATAAGTAA
- a CDS encoding DMT family transporter, which yields MEKVRGDSKKSFWADMSLFLTALLWGGGFVAVKDAVSNVTPFYMLAIRFLAASIFLTVVFRKKFKGIRKQDIVSGSIVGVFLFLSMAAQTIGIQYTAAGKQAFLTTVYVVIIPFFVWIVDKKKPDAYSIMSALLTFIGISFLSISSEFKLSMNLGDWITLVSAFLFAAHIVSIAHFTKDTNPIVLSVLQMSFAGIMSLIFALIFEGKFIGINSNAVFSMFYIIIFSTTIPFLIQNVAQKYTHPNHAGIILSFESVFGAILSVIFLRDVFTINMILGCIIIFIAVIICETKLSFLKNIKKSDL from the coding sequence ATGGAAAAGGTAAGGGGTGACAGTAAAAAGAGCTTTTGGGCTGATATGTCACTGTTTTTAACAGCTTTATTATGGGGAGGAGGCTTTGTTGCAGTAAAAGATGCTGTAAGCAACGTAACTCCTTTTTATATGCTAGCTATTAGGTTTTTAGCTGCATCAATATTTTTAACTGTAGTATTTCGTAAAAAATTCAAGGGTATAAGAAAACAGGATATTGTATCAGGTTCTATTGTAGGTGTTTTTTTATTTTTATCTATGGCAGCACAAACCATAGGAATTCAATATACTGCTGCAGGTAAACAGGCTTTTTTGACTACTGTATATGTAGTTATAATTCCTTTTTTTGTTTGGATAGTAGATAAAAAGAAACCAGATGCATATTCTATAATGTCAGCACTGTTGACTTTTATAGGTATAAGTTTTTTAAGTATTAGTAGTGAATTTAAATTAAGTATGAATTTAGGTGACTGGATTACATTAGTTTCAGCTTTTTTGTTTGCTGCACATATAGTTTCTATAGCTCATTTTACGAAAGATACCAATCCTATTGTGCTTTCAGTGCTTCAAATGAGTTTTGCAGGAATTATGTCACTTATCTTTGCATTAATATTTGAAGGTAAATTTATAGGGATAAACAGTAATGCTGTATTTTCAATGTTTTATATCATAATTTTTAGTACAACAATACCTTTTTTAATTCAAAATGTAGCTCAAAAATATACACATCCAAATCATGCAGGTATAATACTAAGTTTTGAATCTGTATTTGGAGCAATTTTATCTGTAATATTTTTAAGGGATGTTTTTACAATAAATATGATTTTAGGATGCATTATTATATTTATTGCTGTAATTATATGTGAAACTAAATTAAGTTTTTTAAAGAATATTAAAAAAAGTGATTTATAA
- a CDS encoding SLAP domain-containing protein produces the protein MSQEKQNVEMELSLTERFDAVVSNVQKDIMNEEISGLEPIKENDINVSTIYVFDDGDEIEAKVYFRNGFLKKVNFEYVPLVLVNSQEEIVASKMFDLREMGDIPSGGARPWKLYFEKSSVDMAKFSPENCKVIFNKNIKAVNYAKFEFENFPEELNNFKGEFQKFLENLPNIEKGKFSASTFNITLQQDGNLVVTIIMRNSVEKAVKIEEIPVTIKDENDNVVVSGKFQLNDFTINSMKAKVCILALETNLNTDTVDTSKWKVVFQ, from the coding sequence ATGTCACAAGAAAAACAAAATGTAGAAATGGAATTATCACTAACAGAAAGATTTGATGCTGTAGTATCAAATGTACAAAAAGATATTATGAATGAGGAAATTTCAGGGCTTGAACCTATAAAAGAAAATGATATAAATGTATCAACAATATATGTTTTTGATGATGGAGATGAAATAGAGGCTAAAGTATATTTTAGAAATGGATTTTTGAAAAAAGTAAATTTTGAATATGTACCCTTAGTTTTAGTGAATTCTCAGGAAGAGATTGTTGCTTCCAAAATGTTTGATTTAAGAGAAATGGGAGATATTCCATCTGGTGGTGCAAGACCATGGAAGCTTTACTTTGAAAAATCTAGTGTAGATATGGCAAAATTTTCACCTGAAAATTGTAAGGTGATTTTTAATAAAAATATAAAGGCTGTAAATTATGCGAAGTTCGAATTTGAAAATTTTCCAGAAGAATTAAATAATTTTAAAGGTGAGTTTCAAAAGTTTCTAGAAAATCTTCCTAATATAGAAAAGGGGAAGTTTAGTGCTTCAACTTTTAATATAACTTTACAGCAAGATGGTAATTTAGTAGTAACTATTATTATGAGAAATTCTGTAGAAAAAGCAGTAAAAATAGAGGAAATTCCAGTAACAATTAAGGATGAAAATGATAATGTAGTAGTTAGTGGGAAATTTCAACTAAATGATTTTACAATAAACTCAATGAAAGCTAAGGTATGCATTTTAGCTCTTGAAACTAATTTGAATACAGATACAGTGGATACTAGTAAGTGGAAGGTTGTATTTCAATAG
- a CDS encoding ABC transporter permease: protein MNKQELIKITVAKIKNVAILVLLPIFFTLVFSLVFSKVFVEQIPFGVLDLDNSSTSRTIVRQFEDHPGFKVTYHAGSYDDINEKIKSEKIQAAIIIPKNFGKDVLEMKAPKTILLINETNIVIGNNALSYGSAILNTLNAKIQLNVLQGNNMMPYLAQQSVSSLSFTERILYDPQLCYGKYLIYGLIAILIQQTYLAVVTPILITEKSNLVKMKLRSKKGIKKIAVVCLRILLSILFAYVGFSLCLYCAGKYFNMPLRGTLINYFRIMSILIMDLTGVAFMLSFIFNKVPDFNRFSMCLSVPTFLTAGYSWPGYMMPGGFSGIVETLWPVIYSADPLRVISLKGSNIDFLRPYIQQGIHYALVWIPVGILLYFVKIIALKYMYKKFLDTQKEAA from the coding sequence ATGAATAAACAGGAACTCATTAAAATCACTGTTGCAAAGATAAAAAATGTTGCAATACTTGTACTTTTACCTATTTTCTTTACCTTGGTTTTTTCTCTAGTATTCAGTAAGGTGTTTGTTGAACAAATACCTTTCGGCGTTTTAGATTTAGATAACTCTTCTACTTCAAGAACCATTGTAAGACAATTTGAGGACCATCCAGGCTTTAAGGTAACATATCATGCTGGATCTTACGATGATATTAATGAAAAAATAAAATCAGAAAAAATTCAAGCAGCTATTATTATACCAAAGAATTTTGGTAAGGATGTATTAGAAATGAAGGCTCCGAAAACTATACTTTTGATAAATGAAACAAATATAGTTATAGGAAATAATGCATTATCTTATGGAAGTGCCATATTAAATACTTTAAATGCGAAAATTCAGCTTAATGTATTGCAAGGTAATAATATGATGCCTTATTTGGCGCAGCAGTCAGTTAGTTCTTTATCTTTTACTGAACGTATATTGTATGATCCTCAATTATGTTATGGAAAGTATTTAATTTATGGCCTTATAGCTATTCTAATTCAACAGACTTATTTGGCAGTAGTTACACCAATTTTAATTACTGAAAAATCTAATTTGGTTAAAATGAAACTTAGATCAAAAAAAGGCATTAAAAAAATAGCTGTTGTTTGCTTGAGAATATTGTTATCCATTTTATTTGCATATGTAGGTTTCAGTCTTTGTTTATATTGTGCAGGGAAATATTTCAATATGCCTCTTAGGGGAACTTTGATAAATTACTTTAGGATAATGAGTATACTTATTATGGATCTTACTGGAGTAGCTTTTATGTTATCTTTTATTTTCAATAAGGTTCCGGACTTTAATAGATTTTCCATGTGTTTATCTGTACCTACATTTCTTACAGCAGGTTATTCATGGCCTGGATATATGATGCCAGGTGGGTTTAGTGGTATTGTTGAAACATTATGGCCTGTTATATATTCGGCAGATCCTTTAAGAGTAATAAGTTTAAAGGGTTCAAATATAGATTTTTTACGCCCATATATACAGCAGGGAATTCATTATGCTTTAGTATGGATACCTGTGGGCATATTATTGTACTTTGTTAAGATTATAGCACTTAAATATATGTATAAAAAGTTTTTAGATACACAAAAAGAAGCAGCGTAA
- a CDS encoding ABC transporter permease, translated as MLNFIKIALKLKGILTFIFFIFLIPIACSFILGSEMREGVIKNIPTVIVDHDNSSYSQMLIKEIKNNEIFNITNYSDNDSDVKNLIENNKVRVGVIIPKSFAKDLTGGNAPKVLIFYDGSQMSITSAAKSRMDEILLTIKTGYIQQVMQGKLGIMPEMSRNYMLPMYFNYRILNNPARNYTNFLNIGMLISVAQVCFVMLGADMIKKEKHYFSIWIKTILGGLAGTVSTLITLAIQVKYYGVPFRGTTKETVLLTMLFCIAIVSYGVLIRLIVNQKILSIQIGAVTVLPTSILGGYTFPILAMPEFFRNLSTILPFVHYAGPMRRIFLVGIGAEYINPEIIWFAKFIILMWILSIGAFYIKKIVKKEYNHIKEKKNNVKNTGEAVEV; from the coding sequence ATGCTGAACTTTATAAAAATAGCTTTAAAATTGAAAGGAATTTTAACTTTTATTTTCTTCATATTTTTAATTCCTATAGCTTGTAGTTTTATTTTAGGAAGTGAAATGCGTGAAGGTGTAATTAAAAATATTCCAACTGTAATTGTGGATCATGATAATTCTTCTTATAGTCAAATGCTTATTAAGGAAATAAAGAATAATGAAATATTTAATATAACTAATTACAGTGATAATGATTCAGATGTTAAAAATTTAATAGAAAATAATAAAGTAAGAGTTGGAGTAATTATTCCAAAATCTTTTGCAAAGGACTTAACAGGAGGAAACGCTCCTAAGGTTCTTATATTCTATGATGGTTCACAGATGTCTATTACTAGTGCTGCAAAGTCAAGGATGGATGAAATACTTTTAACCATTAAAACTGGATATATACAACAGGTGATGCAAGGAAAGCTTGGGATAATGCCTGAAATGTCTAGAAATTATATGCTTCCTATGTATTTCAATTACAGAATCTTAAATAATCCTGCTAGAAATTATACTAATTTTTTAAATATAGGAATGTTGATTTCTGTTGCTCAAGTATGCTTTGTAATGCTGGGAGCAGATATGATAAAAAAAGAAAAACATTATTTTTCTATATGGATAAAGACCATTTTAGGAGGTTTGGCAGGAACTGTTTCTACATTAATAACTTTGGCAATACAAGTCAAATATTATGGTGTACCCTTTAGAGGAACGACTAAGGAAACTGTTTTGCTTACTATGCTGTTTTGTATTGCAATAGTGAGTTATGGTGTATTAATAAGGCTTATTGTGAATCAAAAAATACTATCCATACAAATTGGTGCAGTAACAGTTTTACCTACAAGTATACTTGGAGGATATACATTTCCAATACTTGCAATGCCTGAATTTTTTCGAAATTTATCAACAATTCTTCCCTTTGTACATTATGCAGGACCTATGAGAAGAATATTTCTTGTTGGTATAGGAGCGGAGTATATTAACCCGGAAATAATCTGGTTTGCTAAATTTATAATTTTGATGTGGATACTTTCAATAGGAGCATTCTATATAAAGAAAATAGTTAAAAAAGAATATAATCATATTAAGGAGAAGAAAAATAATGTCAAGAATACTGGAGAGGCGGTGGAAGTATGA